From Ignavibacteria bacterium, one genomic window encodes:
- a CDS encoding glycosyltransferase, whose amino-acid sequence MEDLLLGAYFLSLCVLFAFGLHGLVMIYYYHKTQKVTHEAPTHSREDLPIVTIQLPFYNELYVVDRLVEAVCLIDYPKDKLEIQLLDDSTDETVDLSLALVERFRTEGFDIKHIHRTNRQGYKAGALKEGLAMARGEFVAIFDADFVPHPDFLIKTVPYFADEKVGMVQTRWEHLNEDYSFLTRAQALALDGHFVIEQQIRHKAGFFINFNGTAGVWRKKTIEDAGNWHSDTLAEDLDLSYRAQLRGWRFVFLNDVTSPAELPADINSLKTQQFRWTKGAVETAKKLLPSVWKSGLSLKHKLECTVHLTSNIVFPFIMLVAFLNVPIVIIKNEVGGYDAFFSFMSIFVLASISSFLFYMYAQRAIHLDWQRRLLLFPVFMAGSMGLAVNNTRAVFEAIIGKKTEFKRTPKYAIEQNNDQWKKKRYVQRKIGWIVMVELGLAAYFVFGIVTSISYLEIAAIPFQLMFLIGFGTVGTLSLRHALGR is encoded by the coding sequence TGTGTCCTCTTCGCCTTCGGTCTTCATGGCCTGGTGATGATCTACTACTATCACAAGACGCAGAAGGTTACGCACGAAGCCCCGACCCATTCTCGGGAAGACCTGCCTATCGTCACCATCCAACTGCCGTTCTATAACGAGTTGTATGTGGTGGACAGACTTGTTGAGGCCGTTTGCCTCATTGACTATCCGAAGGACAAGCTCGAGATCCAACTTCTCGATGACTCCACGGATGAAACAGTGGACCTCTCGCTTGCCCTCGTTGAACGCTTCCGCACGGAAGGCTTCGATATCAAGCATATCCATCGCACGAACCGTCAAGGCTACAAGGCCGGAGCTCTCAAAGAGGGTCTTGCCATGGCCCGCGGTGAATTCGTTGCCATCTTCGACGCAGACTTCGTCCCGCACCCTGACTTCCTCATCAAGACGGTTCCATACTTCGCAGATGAAAAGGTGGGCATGGTGCAGACACGTTGGGAACATCTCAACGAAGACTACTCCTTCCTTACCCGCGCACAGGCACTTGCCCTAGACGGTCACTTCGTGATCGAGCAGCAGATCCGTCACAAGGCCGGCTTCTTCATCAACTTCAACGGCACAGCCGGCGTATGGCGCAAGAAGACGATCGAAGATGCAGGGAACTGGCACAGCGATACGCTCGCTGAAGACCTTGACCTTTCCTACCGCGCTCAACTTCGCGGCTGGCGCTTCGTCTTTCTGAATGACGTAACGTCACCAGCAGAACTTCCTGCCGATATCAACTCGCTCAAGACACAACAGTTTCGCTGGACCAAGGGAGCCGTTGAGACAGCGAAGAAACTTCTTCCTTCGGTATGGAAGAGTGGTCTCTCGCTCAAGCACAAGCTTGAATGCACAGTGCACCTGACAAGTAACATCGTGTTTCCGTTCATCATGCTTGTAGCATTCCTGAACGTACCGATCGTGATCATCAAGAACGAAGTTGGCGGATATGATGCCTTCTTCAGCTTCATGTCCATCTTCGTCCTTGCAAGCATTTCGTCGTTCCTGTTCTACATGTACGCCCAGCGCGCTATTCACCTCGATTGGCAACGCCGCCTTCTGCTCTTCCCGGTATTCATGGCCGGCTCGATGGGCCTTGCTGTCAACAACACACGTGCTGTGTTCGAAGCGATCATCGGAAAGAAGACGGAGTTCAAGCGCACACCGAAGTACGCCATCGAGCAGAACAATGACCAATGGAAGAAGAAGCGCTACGTCCAGCGCAAGATCGGTTGGATCGTGATGGTAGAACTTGGTCTCGCTGCCTACTTCGTCTTTGGTATCGTAACCTCCATCAGCTACCTCGAGATCGCTGCAATTCCGTTCCAACTGATGTTCCTCATCGGCTTCGGAACCGTTGGCACTCTCTCTTTGCGCCACGCACTCGGTCGCTGA
- a CDS encoding fumarylacetoacetate hydrolase family protein, which yields MKLVTYLSNATERTGVIVGDRIMDLERAHAASKGVELQCSALPAEMNAFLRLGQSAISDVQSLISWFSSAEASEQHGVSVPVEGTALCAPVPHPTSMRDGYAFRQHVEAARRNRGVEMIPEFDEIPIFYFTNHQAVFGPGEIHVQELHCDKLDFELECAIVIGKQGRNIKAVDADSYIAGLMVMNDWSARTLQMKEMMLNLGPAKGKDFATSIGPWLVTSDELADRTISTPNGNQYDLPMSTLVNGTQVSSGNVKDMSWTFAQIIERASYGVTLYPGDVIGSGTCGTGCFLELNGSKVYDPAWWLKPGDVVTCAIDGLGELTNSITLDSSDVR from the coding sequence ATGAAACTCGTAACCTACCTCTCGAATGCCACTGAACGCACAGGTGTGATCGTTGGTGATCGTATCATGGATCTAGAACGTGCTCATGCTGCTTCCAAAGGTGTGGAGTTGCAATGTTCCGCATTGCCTGCAGAGATGAATGCCTTCCTTCGCCTCGGACAATCAGCGATTTCTGACGTTCAGTCACTGATCTCCTGGTTCTCATCGGCAGAGGCATCGGAACAGCACGGAGTTTCTGTACCGGTAGAAGGGACAGCGCTCTGTGCCCCTGTACCACATCCCACATCGATGCGCGACGGATATGCCTTCCGTCAGCATGTTGAAGCAGCAAGGCGTAATCGCGGCGTGGAGATGATCCCGGAGTTCGATGAGATCCCGATCTTCTACTTCACCAATCACCAAGCGGTGTTCGGTCCGGGAGAGATCCACGTGCAAGAACTGCATTGTGATAAACTTGACTTTGAACTTGAGTGTGCGATCGTGATCGGGAAGCAAGGACGGAATATCAAGGCCGTTGATGCTGATTCCTACATCGCCGGTCTGATGGTCATGAACGACTGGAGCGCCCGCACGCTGCAAATGAAGGAGATGATGCTCAACCTCGGTCCAGCAAAGGGCAAGGACTTTGCAACCTCCATAGGTCCATGGCTGGTTACCTCGGACGAACTAGCTGATCGAACGATCTCTACGCCAAATGGCAATCAGTATGATCTGCCGATGTCCACATTGGTGAACGGCACACAGGTCTCCTCAGGTAACGTGAAGGACATGTCCTGGACGTTTGCCCAGATTATTGAACGCGCCAGTTATGGCGTAACCCTCTATCCGGGGGATGTGATCGGCAGCGGGACGTGTGGTACAGGTTGTTTCTTGGAACTCAATGGGTCCAAGGTCTACGACCCGGCATGGTGGCTCAAACCCGGTGATGTTGTCACGTGCGCCATCGACGGTTTGGGCGAGCTGACGAACTCGATCACTCTTGATTCTAGCGACGTACGATAA
- a CDS encoding T9SS type A sorting domain-containing protein — protein MKHALLVATFAASAVFSVAQKPAAQMATKGDRIPMALSASDVSMQSAGKPEERGQGILFTRVFTTDVRSQFHYWPYGTSSNDMFKYDAKSNTLNIARNKAKFDASNQINGVDIGIVRSANNGSTWSFDIIQSTNDIFFGMPVFGWVNPDEGTDPSKYPVMIYGIRYPMPALNYGGLSMWNRTSAGSYELPLNDQTPPATGYTVQFGDLYADNTSGAIHWAGTLNPDATVQYGAYGYFNFNLIVEDFGQTPTIPSAWGMDHWAPSTGGLGSSFNAPVAIKGDAAGTIYAAFNNPTAAEATRSVQVMKSTDQGVTWGAENVMPVSLLDQFAAANGGDIAFQPGLTPYPGGDFLVFGADEYSVFYRLATGIRSTTDPNQIDTILTFHIVEANYKAGTWTLNPVAELATLNFQMIELQDSIATAIGAPAISVDDNGRGAEIQAAITADGNNVVVKWVDINTDTTTIHSFAPIRVFDEQTNGTFTELDPLSSMFDTDIFLTSRPKAGGAYADRTNLTNNSDMEFRTYMPDVVPTVDNVPILRIIGTGTGTITSLLPKSVAQMIWNGGSSIDFASSGVVSVEDEKSYSFRFGAIAPNPVMSAAEVSFTLDKAATVGIEVYDMLGNQLQSVATQSMTAGMHGVNVDATAFSAGTYHVALVVDGVRIMKPFIVVR, from the coding sequence ATGAAGCATGCTCTCCTCGTTGCGACGTTCGCCGCTTCCGCGGTGTTCAGTGTTGCACAGAAGCCAGCGGCTCAAATGGCCACAAAGGGCGATCGGATCCCAATGGCCCTATCTGCCTCGGATGTCTCGATGCAATCAGCTGGTAAGCCAGAAGAGCGCGGTCAAGGCATCTTGTTCACGCGCGTCTTCACAACCGATGTCCGCAGCCAGTTCCACTATTGGCCGTATGGGACATCGTCGAATGACATGTTCAAGTATGACGCAAAGTCCAACACTCTGAACATCGCTCGAAACAAGGCGAAGTTCGACGCATCCAATCAGATCAACGGTGTTGATATCGGTATCGTTCGTTCAGCGAACAACGGTTCAACCTGGTCATTCGATATCATTCAAAGCACGAACGACATCTTCTTCGGCATGCCGGTATTCGGCTGGGTTAATCCAGATGAAGGTACGGACCCATCGAAGTACCCTGTTATGATCTACGGTATCCGCTATCCAATGCCAGCCCTCAACTATGGCGGTCTTAGCATGTGGAACCGCACGTCTGCTGGTTCGTATGAGCTGCCATTGAATGACCAAACGCCTCCTGCAACGGGATATACGGTTCAGTTTGGTGATCTCTACGCAGACAATACAAGCGGCGCTATACATTGGGCTGGTACGCTTAATCCTGATGCCACTGTGCAATACGGCGCTTACGGATATTTCAACTTCAATCTCATTGTTGAAGACTTTGGTCAAACACCAACGATCCCGTCAGCGTGGGGAATGGATCACTGGGCACCAAGCACTGGTGGCCTCGGGTCTTCTTTCAACGCTCCAGTAGCCATCAAGGGTGATGCCGCTGGCACGATCTACGCCGCATTCAACAACCCTACTGCAGCTGAAGCAACTCGTAGCGTCCAAGTGATGAAGTCTACGGACCAAGGCGTTACGTGGGGCGCCGAAAACGTTATGCCTGTTAGCTTGCTTGATCAGTTTGCAGCTGCCAATGGCGGAGACATCGCTTTCCAGCCTGGCCTTACTCCATATCCAGGTGGCGACTTCCTTGTATTCGGAGCGGACGAGTATTCCGTGTTCTATCGTCTAGCAACTGGTATTCGTAGCACCACCGATCCAAACCAGATCGACACGATCCTCACATTCCACATTGTTGAGGCAAACTACAAGGCCGGCACGTGGACGTTGAACCCAGTTGCCGAATTGGCGACCTTGAACTTCCAAATGATCGAATTGCAAGATTCGATCGCAACGGCGATCGGTGCACCTGCAATTTCTGTTGACGATAATGGTCGCGGAGCTGAGATTCAGGCGGCGATCACTGCAGATGGCAACAACGTTGTTGTGAAGTGGGTTGATATCAACACTGATACTACCACCATCCACAGTTTTGCACCAATTCGCGTGTTCGACGAGCAAACGAACGGCACGTTCACGGAACTCGATCCTTTGTCGAGCATGTTCGACACAGATATCTTCCTTACGTCACGCCCGAAGGCTGGTGGTGCGTATGCAGACCGAACCAATCTCACGAACAACAGCGATATGGAGTTCCGCACGTATATGCCTGACGTAGTTCCAACTGTTGACAATGTTCCTATTCTGCGGATTATTGGAACGGGTACAGGTACCATTACGTCTCTCCTTCCAAAGTCGGTTGCACAGATGATCTGGAACGGTGGATCAAGCATCGACTTCGCCAGCTCCGGTGTAGTGAGTGTTGAGGACGAAAAGTCCTATTCGTTCCGTTTTGGTGCGATCGCTCCAAATCCTGTAATGTCAGCAGCTGAAGTCAGCTTCACACTCGACAAGGCAGCCACTGTTGGAATCGAAGTGTATGACATGCTCGGCAACCAACTCCAAAGCGTCGCTACACAGTCAATGACAGCTGGTATGCACGGTGTGAATGTCGACGCTACGGCATTCTCTGCTGGTACGTACCACGTTGCACTTGTTGTTGACGGCGTTCGCATCATGAAGCCATTCATCGTGGTTCGCTAA
- a CDS encoding Mrp/NBP35 family ATP-binding protein, giving the protein MTRSDILALLEPVIDPDLGQTLGALGAIHDVEISGDRVRIFLQAVQPLHWVARRLDHDCKATVLASYPNADVEVLVREKGGTTRRTPALAGIKNLIAVASGKGGVGKSTVAANLAAALAQRGASVGLLDADIYGPSQPTMYGLASQTMRAEKSADGKITGYPNEAYGVKVASIGFVMQRDQAAILRGPMLAGYFTMLVEQIVWGELDFLIFDLPPGTGDIQLTLTQRIPLTGAVVVTTPQEIALADVRRSIQMFTKVNVDVLGIIENMSYFTPPDMPDRKYHIFGQGGGTTVAKEFDVPFLGEIPIDVRVREGADEGFPFVLDPESGALGDAFRQVAENIVRETRRANARSTDSAVEISL; this is encoded by the coding sequence ATGACCAGATCCGACATCCTCGCACTTCTTGAACCAGTCATCGATCCGGACCTCGGACAGACTCTGGGGGCGCTTGGTGCCATCCACGACGTAGAGATATCCGGAGATCGCGTTCGCATCTTCCTTCAAGCAGTACAGCCCCTTCATTGGGTTGCTCGGCGCCTGGATCATGATTGCAAGGCAACGGTACTTGCAAGCTATCCGAATGCCGACGTTGAGGTACTTGTTCGTGAAAAGGGCGGAACAACGCGCAGGACGCCGGCCCTCGCCGGTATCAAGAATCTCATCGCCGTTGCCTCCGGCAAAGGGGGAGTGGGGAAATCTACCGTAGCCGCGAATTTGGCCGCGGCCCTCGCACAACGAGGTGCCTCAGTCGGACTTTTAGATGCCGATATCTATGGTCCGTCTCAGCCAACGATGTACGGTCTTGCATCACAGACCATGCGAGCCGAAAAATCCGCTGATGGCAAGATCACGGGGTATCCAAATGAGGCCTATGGCGTCAAGGTAGCATCCATCGGTTTCGTGATGCAGCGAGATCAAGCAGCTATCCTTCGCGGACCAATGCTTGCAGGGTACTTCACGATGCTGGTTGAACAGATCGTTTGGGGCGAGCTCGACTTTCTCATCTTCGATCTCCCGCCAGGTACCGGGGACATTCAACTCACGCTCACGCAGCGTATCCCTCTCACAGGAGCAGTTGTTGTCACCACTCCTCAGGAGATCGCACTGGCAGATGTTCGGCGTTCCATCCAGATGTTCACCAAGGTGAACGTTGACGTGTTGGGTATCATCGAGAACATGAGCTATTTCACGCCCCCTGACATGCCCGATCGCAAGTATCACATCTTTGGCCAGGGTGGGGGAACGACCGTTGCAAAGGAATTCGATGTGCCGTTCTTGGGAGAGATCCCGATCGATGTGCGCGTTCGGGAAGGGGCTGATGAAGGCTTCCCATTCGTTCTCGATCCGGAATCTGGAGCTCTTGGCGATGCATTCAGGCAGGTTGCAGAGAACATCGTGCGTGAAACGCGCAGAGCAAACGCGCGTTCTACAGACTCAGCGGTTGAGATCTCACTATGA
- a CDS encoding NifU family protein produces MTETMRLRIEAALVDVRPFLIVDNGDVEIVRYEESTGVLELRFLGACKTCSMSAMTLRAGIERAIRLNIPEVRRVEAIS; encoded by the coding sequence ATGACCGAGACTATGCGCCTTCGCATAGAGGCCGCGCTCGTTGATGTGCGCCCCTTCCTCATCGTTGATAACGGCGATGTGGAGATCGTACGCTATGAGGAATCCACGGGCGTGTTGGAGCTCCGTTTCCTTGGTGCGTGCAAGACATGTTCCATGTCTGCCATGACCTTGAGGGCCGGAATTGAGCGGGCGATACGATTGAATATTCCGGAAGTTCGTAGAGTCGAAGCAATTTCGTAA
- a CDS encoding DUF4397 domain-containing protein: MFNVISAFALVLCSALAVSAQTAKIQIIHNAADPAAASVDVYANGEILINDFKFRTAFGYADVPAGVPITVAIAPDTSTSAASKIFDKTFTLEAGQVYVAVANGLLKQDGFATNADPNAKPLAFDVFPVGGRTAAKEPGTVDLFAWHGSTDAPAVDVVAGGSRLIEGLSYGSASEYLTVPPGVYDLGIAPTGGVPIATFRADVSALGGAAIVVVASGFLDPAANGGGPAFGLFAVAPTGGAFIALPSVPTPPMALVQIIHNAADPGASVVDVWAGTSRLVNDLAFRTATEFLLVPAGVNIPIGIAPGTSDTSAQSLATFNVNLAPGRYIVTASGLLDTTGFAPNGDASAAPRSFSLFSASDVRSTSSVAGNVDILVFHGATDAPKVDILAGGAPLIPGLSYGQYAEYKSVPAGSYVIGVAPAGGAAIASFTADVSTLGGQAISVFASGFLDPGANKDGAAFGLFAALPSGGALIQLPPVTTSVDEVSSSISELNVSPNPVSAEARVSYSIDRDAIVTARLVDVTGGSVAVINLGFATSGSHQASLGVLNVPSGPYYLVIDGGFGTVSTMVNIVR, from the coding sequence GTGTTTAATGTCATATCCGCGTTCGCACTTGTTCTGTGCAGTGCGCTTGCAGTTTCGGCCCAGACGGCTAAGATCCAGATCATTCACAATGCAGCTGACCCAGCAGCAGCATCCGTTGACGTGTATGCGAACGGCGAGATCCTGATCAATGATTTCAAATTCCGCACAGCGTTCGGCTACGCGGATGTTCCGGCCGGCGTACCGATCACGGTTGCTATCGCCCCAGACACCAGCACAAGTGCTGCCTCCAAGATCTTCGATAAGACGTTCACACTTGAAGCAGGCCAAGTCTATGTTGCAGTTGCGAACGGTCTGTTGAAGCAGGACGGCTTCGCAACAAATGCTGATCCTAATGCAAAGCCACTAGCGTTTGACGTGTTTCCAGTAGGTGGGCGAACAGCAGCGAAAGAACCGGGAACCGTGGACCTCTTTGCGTGGCACGGTTCGACCGATGCTCCTGCGGTAGACGTTGTTGCCGGTGGTTCAAGACTCATTGAGGGCCTTTCCTATGGCTCTGCATCGGAATACTTGACGGTTCCGCCCGGTGTTTACGACTTGGGGATCGCACCGACCGGTGGCGTACCTATTGCAACATTCCGTGCCGATGTTTCAGCCCTAGGTGGTGCAGCCATCGTGGTTGTAGCTTCAGGCTTCCTTGACCCGGCAGCCAATGGTGGTGGACCAGCATTTGGATTGTTTGCTGTTGCCCCAACAGGCGGCGCTTTCATCGCATTGCCCAGCGTCCCTACCCCACCAATGGCACTTGTCCAGATCATCCATAACGCGGCAGACCCTGGTGCATCTGTTGTTGATGTGTGGGCCGGAACGAGCCGCCTCGTCAATGATCTTGCATTCCGCACGGCAACAGAGTTCTTGCTCGTACCTGCCGGAGTTAACATACCTATCGGTATCGCACCCGGAACCTCCGATACCTCGGCACAATCGCTCGCTACCTTCAACGTGAATCTCGCGCCAGGTCGGTACATCGTTACGGCGAGTGGACTTCTGGATACAACCGGATTTGCACCGAACGGTGACGCAAGTGCAGCTCCGCGGAGCTTCAGCCTATTCTCTGCCAGTGATGTACGCTCTACTTCGTCAGTAGCCGGGAACGTTGATATCCTCGTCTTCCACGGGGCTACAGATGCGCCAAAGGTTGATATTCTTGCCGGTGGCGCTCCGCTGATCCCTGGTCTGTCCTATGGGCAGTATGCGGAGTACAAGAGCGTGCCAGCGGGTTCGTACGTGATCGGCGTGGCTCCAGCCGGCGGTGCAGCGATCGCCTCGTTCACAGCCGATGTCTCCACTCTTGGAGGCCAGGCCATCTCCGTTTTCGCATCCGGATTCCTCGATCCAGGCGCTAACAAGGACGGAGCAGCGTTTGGTCTTTTCGCGGCACTTCCAAGTGGTGGTGCACTGATCCAACTCCCACCGGTCACCACGAGTGTTGACGAGGTCTCTTCCAGCATCTCAGAACTCAACGTTTCACCGAATCCCGTATCCGCTGAAGCACGTGTCTCGTACTCCATCGACCGCGATGCTATTGTTACCGCCCGACTCGTTGATGTAACGGGGGGCAGTGTTGCTGTTATCAACCTTGGCTTCGCAACATCAGGAAGCCATCAAGCATCCCTGGGTGTTCTCAATGTACCGAGCGGTCCATACTACCTTGTGATCGACGGTGGCTTTGGCACAGTTTCCACAATGGTCAACATTGTTCGGTAA
- the nuoK gene encoding NADH-quinone oxidoreductase subunit NuoK — protein MPLDYYLILSAVLFVIGVAGVVTRRNAIIIFMSLELMLNAVNLSMVAFSAFSGDISGQMFVFFIMAVAAAEAAVGLAIVLALFRNKQTVYVDEINIMKW, from the coding sequence ATCCCACTCGACTACTATCTTATTCTCTCCGCCGTTCTCTTTGTGATCGGTGTGGCAGGAGTAGTGACGCGACGCAACGCAATCATCATCTTCATGTCTCTGGAGCTTATGCTCAATGCCGTGAACCTGTCCATGGTGGCATTCTCGGCGTTCTCGGGTGACATTTCAGGACAGATGTTCGTGTTCTTCATCATGGCCGTTGCTGCAGCTGAAGCAGCCGTTGGCCTTGCCATCGTTCTGGCATTGTTCCGGAACAAACAAACAGTTTATGTCGACGAAATCAACATCATGAAGTGGTGA
- a CDS encoding NADH-quinone oxidoreductase subunit J yields the protein MSLQVIMFTVFAIGAVASAVFTITRKNPVASAMSLVAHFFMLTGLYLTMQAQFVAAVQVLVYAGAIMVLVVFVIMLLNVGKEQPHPGRSSLRTTLGSLMALVLAVMIGIAVIARPTGKMDLSPKALEIGTTEAIGQSLFTTYLFPFEAVSLLLLAALIGSVILAKRHVKEG from the coding sequence GTGAGTCTCCAAGTCATCATGTTTACCGTATTCGCCATCGGCGCCGTTGCTTCAGCGGTGTTCACGATCACGCGAAAGAACCCCGTTGCCTCGGCCATGTCTTTGGTAGCGCATTTCTTCATGCTCACTGGTCTGTACCTGACGATGCAGGCGCAATTCGTTGCGGCTGTGCAGGTGCTGGTCTATGCCGGAGCGATCATGGTGCTCGTGGTCTTTGTGATCATGCTTCTGAATGTGGGCAAGGAACAACCGCATCCCGGTCGGAGCTCCTTACGCACAACCCTTGGATCACTCATGGCCCTCGTCTTGGCCGTGATGATCGGTATCGCCGTGATCGCACGTCCAACGGGCAAAATGGACCTGTCACCGAAGGCATTGGAGATCGGGACAACGGAGGCCATTGGCCAATCGCTCTTTACGACCTATCTCTTCCCGTTCGAAGCAGTATCGTTGCTTCTACTTGCGGCACTTATTGGTTCCGTGATCCTTGCCAAGCGCCATGTGAAAGAAGGCTGA